From a single Gimesia fumaroli genomic region:
- a CDS encoding alpha/beta fold hydrolase codes for MMKETLILLPGLGSTEVNWQHQVQHLEDQLNVQVTVMDQALSRSELVNAFLEQAPEQFYLAGHSYGGWLAQVIAATAPERVLKLMLLNTLSRNNPEHIGLLEIFKANIKKNLLSESLDANLENIIFRDRLEDQELVEPLQNMLKGFSPDSYLNQVQAMIDDYPTEALLSKISCPTLVVDGRQDDLFPPGELAFIAEQIPEARLTVIEECGHMSPMERPHAVTALMRLWFGTQTI; via the coding sequence ATGATGAAAGAAACTCTGATTCTCTTGCCCGGCCTGGGAAGTACCGAGGTCAACTGGCAGCACCAGGTGCAGCATTTAGAAGATCAGCTGAATGTTCAAGTGACTGTTATGGATCAGGCCCTGAGCCGGTCCGAACTGGTGAATGCATTTTTGGAGCAAGCACCCGAACAGTTTTATCTGGCGGGACACTCGTATGGAGGCTGGTTGGCGCAGGTGATTGCGGCGACAGCTCCCGAACGAGTCTTGAAATTAATGCTGCTCAATACGCTCTCCCGAAATAATCCTGAACATATCGGGCTCCTCGAAATTTTTAAGGCCAATATCAAAAAGAACCTGCTCAGCGAATCACTGGATGCCAATTTGGAAAATATCATCTTTCGAGACCGGCTGGAGGACCAGGAACTGGTTGAGCCACTACAAAATATGCTCAAAGGATTTTCTCCTGACAGTTATCTGAATCAAGTGCAGGCGATGATTGATGATTATCCAACCGAGGCTCTGTTATCAAAAATCTCCTGTCCAACACTGGTGGTAGATGGGCGACAGGATGACCTGTTTCCACCCGGCGAACTGGCCTTTATTGCTGAACAGATTCCAGAAGCCAGGCTCACTGTAATTGAGGAATGCGGCCATATGTCTCCCATGGAACGTCCCCACGCCGTGACCGCGTTAATGCGGCTCTGGTTTGGAACGCAAACAATTTAG
- a CDS encoding DUF1559 domain-containing protein — protein MRLDSSRRIDRRGFSLIELLVVIAILALLIALLVPAVQQARESMRKTDCQNKLHQIGVALHNYHDLHRMFPPPACYGSESNYGANMGSWLVRLLPMMDQGPAYNKYDWSCTVTGGFSDTLCADNYILAMQEMPGYRCPSDAIVRSQNRPDLARTSFIACLGRSLDFTGQRGVFALNRGTSISDISDGASNTMAASEVFSHTIFKETPGGDPPACPGLPTPFNDARGQSWARAAGVRDWGFNTWLKPNSDERECSSFKDGSPGQPQVLLAAPRSFHSGGVEVLLCDGAVRFVSDSIDIETWRRLGDKADGETLGEF, from the coding sequence ATGAGACTGGATTCCAGTCGGCGAATTGATCGCCGCGGGTTCTCTTTGATCGAATTGCTGGTGGTCATTGCCATTCTGGCGCTGTTGATTGCGCTCTTAGTGCCCGCAGTGCAACAGGCGCGGGAATCAATGCGGAAAACGGACTGCCAGAATAAACTGCATCAGATTGGGGTTGCTCTACACAACTACCATGATCTGCACCGAATGTTTCCGCCGCCCGCCTGTTATGGGTCGGAGTCGAACTATGGTGCGAATATGGGAAGCTGGCTGGTGCGTCTGCTGCCGATGATGGATCAGGGGCCCGCTTATAATAAGTACGATTGGAGCTGCACAGTCACCGGCGGATTCAGTGATACCCTCTGCGCGGACAATTATATTCTGGCGATGCAGGAGATGCCCGGCTATCGGTGTCCTTCCGATGCCATTGTTCGCAGTCAGAATCGCCCCGATCTGGCACGCACGAGTTTCATTGCCTGTCTGGGTCGCAGTCTCGACTTTACCGGACAGCGTGGCGTGTTTGCCTTGAATCGGGGGACCTCCATCAGTGACATCAGCGACGGCGCTTCCAACACAATGGCAGCATCTGAAGTGTTTTCACATACCATTTTTAAGGAAACACCGGGCGGCGATCCGCCTGCCTGTCCGGGATTGCCCACACCCTTCAATGATGCCCGAGGGCAATCATGGGCTCGCGCAGCCGGTGTGCGCGACTGGGGATTCAATACCTGGTTGAAACCCAATAGCGACGAACGCGAGTGCAGCAGTTTCAAGGACGGCTCACCCGGTCAGCCTCAGGTTCTCTTAGCAGCTCCGCGTAGTTTTCATTCGGGAGGCGTGGAAGTTCTGCTGTGTGATGGCGCGGTACGCTTTGTTTCTGATTCCATCGACATTGAAACCTGGCGACGCCTGGGAGATAAAGCCGATGGCGAAACTCTTGGCGAGTTTTAA
- a CDS encoding glycosyltransferase produces the protein MFVLATVCIFCLFCFAVLNFYWGHKTARLYRTHLNQSSNSDFTPVATVILSLRGNDPFLADCLGGLLNQDYPAYTVKIIVDHVDDPALTFVDQYLEQHAHPHCEVTIREINNGACGLKNASLVQAMKSLDENVEVVAWLDADVVPHRSWLRELVAPLQNPDVGIASGIRWYAPRDANPGTMIRHAWNTGALIQMISLEIAWGGSIALSRSVYQSPLLADTFLKMLWDDTGLKSIAAELDKQVHFVPAATMINAESIPFPSCFRYMTRQLVNARFYHSKWWLIATVGFGMAAAQTVLLILGLKFLSEGNLLWAGLSAGGLLLSNGCVAAAIYRVSLLIQQTVRSRGEDFQRQPLRTMGYLWITMYIFSAALFAAMKTKIINWRGVIYHAPAPCQVEILHYEPFQEANELQAPLELQNISL, from the coding sequence ATGTTTGTCTTGGCAACGGTGTGCATCTTCTGCCTGTTCTGTTTCGCGGTTTTGAATTTCTACTGGGGGCATAAAACAGCCCGGCTTTATCGCACTCATCTCAATCAGAGTTCGAATAGTGATTTCACGCCCGTCGCAACCGTCATTTTGTCGTTGCGCGGCAATGATCCGTTTCTGGCAGATTGCCTGGGCGGTTTATTAAATCAGGATTATCCAGCGTACACCGTCAAAATTATCGTTGATCACGTCGACGACCCGGCTTTGACATTTGTGGATCAGTATCTGGAACAGCATGCACATCCGCACTGCGAAGTCACGATTCGGGAAATCAACAACGGTGCCTGTGGCTTGAAAAATGCATCGCTTGTGCAGGCGATGAAAAGTCTGGATGAAAATGTTGAAGTCGTCGCCTGGCTGGACGCCGATGTAGTCCCCCACCGTAGCTGGCTGAGAGAGCTTGTCGCGCCGTTACAGAATCCGGACGTCGGAATTGCTTCGGGAATCCGCTGGTATGCACCACGAGATGCGAACCCCGGGACCATGATCCGACATGCGTGGAATACGGGGGCGTTGATTCAAATGATCTCACTGGAGATCGCCTGGGGCGGTTCGATTGCATTGAGTCGCTCTGTTTATCAGAGTCCGCTGCTCGCGGACACGTTTTTGAAGATGCTTTGGGATGATACCGGACTCAAATCTATTGCTGCGGAGTTAGACAAGCAAGTGCACTTCGTTCCCGCGGCGACCATGATCAATGCGGAATCGATCCCCTTTCCATCGTGCTTTCGATATATGACCCGCCAACTGGTCAATGCCCGTTTCTATCATTCAAAATGGTGGTTGATCGCGACCGTCGGGTTCGGAATGGCGGCGGCACAAACAGTACTACTCATTCTCGGATTGAAGTTTCTATCTGAAGGAAATCTGCTCTGGGCAGGACTCTCTGCCGGTGGTCTGCTGCTGAGCAATGGCTGTGTGGCCGCGGCCATTTATCGAGTCAGCCTGTTGATTCAGCAGACGGTCCGTTCGCGGGGCGAAGACTTTCAACGACAGCCATTAAGAACAATGGGCTATCTCTGGATCACGATGTATATTTTCAGTGCTGCCCTGTTCGCTGCCATGAAAACCAAAATCATCAACTGGCGCGGCGTGATTTACCATGCCCCTGCTCCCTGTCAGGTTGAGATTCTGCATTACGAGCCTTTCCAGGAAGCAAACGAATTGCAAGCTCCGCTGGAACTGCAAAACATCTCGCTCTAA
- a CDS encoding leucine-rich repeat domain-containing protein: protein MTDTGMVHLRTMKNLKQLQLADCEISDDALVHCKALTNLEFINLSHTQISDEGLSHLGGLRDLEELYLEETSISDRGMIHLKTLTKLNCLDLSSTKVSDEGLIPLMELKNLETLYLNDTRVHNAGLAHLKKLSKLEYLNLGNTEVRDEGLIHLKTLSNLEYLCLKGTSISGAGLVYLEELDNLQGLDLSGTLITNDGLVHLQSLPGLKWLVLNDCRISDAGLVHLKGLKSLQELDLSNTLITNDGLAHLQSLPNLEWLLLNDCRISDSGLQQLQHLKKLQGLILTRTQVSDAGLIHLRNLTSLKSLDLEGTQVTPAGNKELREAIPGLADEERAIKCFF from the coding sequence GTGACTGATACAGGGATGGTTCATTTGAGAACTATGAAGAATCTGAAACAGCTTCAACTGGCTGATTGTGAAATAAGTGATGACGCACTGGTACACTGTAAAGCATTGACGAATCTGGAATTCATCAACTTAAGTCACACACAAATTAGCGATGAAGGCCTTTCCCATTTGGGAGGACTTCGTGATCTGGAAGAACTTTATCTCGAAGAAACATCCATCAGTGACAGGGGGATGATTCACCTCAAAACGCTTACGAAACTGAACTGTTTAGATCTCTCTTCTACAAAAGTCAGCGATGAGGGACTGATCCCGCTAATGGAGCTGAAGAACCTGGAGACTCTGTATCTCAACGATACGCGGGTGCATAATGCGGGACTGGCTCATCTAAAAAAATTGTCAAAGCTGGAGTATCTCAACCTGGGTAATACAGAAGTGCGTGATGAGGGACTGATCCACTTGAAGACGCTGTCGAACCTCGAATACCTCTGTCTAAAAGGCACAAGTATCAGTGGTGCAGGACTGGTTTATCTCGAAGAACTCGATAATCTGCAAGGACTTGATCTCTCTGGTACCTTGATTACTAATGACGGTTTGGTGCATCTTCAGTCGCTACCCGGTCTGAAATGGCTCGTATTGAATGACTGCCGAATCAGTGATGCGGGACTGGTTCATCTTAAAGGACTCAAAAGTCTGCAGGAACTTGATCTCTCAAATACGCTGATTACTAATGATGGTTTAGCGCATCTTCAGTCGCTACCCAATCTGGAATGGCTTTTATTGAATGACTGCCGGATCAGTGATTCAGGACTGCAACAGCTTCAACATCTGAAGAAACTGCAGGGGCTGATTCTGACACGAACCCAGGTGAGTGATGCGGGATTGATTCACTTGAGGAATCTGACCAGTTTGAAATCACTGGATCTGGAAGGGACACAAGTGACTCCGGCAGGGAATAAAGAGCTTCGTGAGGCGATTCCCGGATTGGCAGATGAAGAGCGTGCTATAAAATGTTTCTTTTAA
- a CDS encoding anthrax toxin lethal factor-related metalloendopeptidase translates to MLYHHPNSKWSHVRLVLLTLFCVALSLCGRLQAEETPQFYDPVEQKIEGWTVDVDPQLLAPEHAETGKSALAALANHLQRVKFIVPKERVEQLQQVRIWIDLKHAKLDRMQYHPSKGWLVANGHDPRLAKHVHIPVAGQLMARNMWAQHPYVVLHELAHAFHDQVLSFDQADIVATFNAAKEKGIYESVLVHTGKKVRHYGLNNHKEYFAESTEAYFGVNDFYPFVRAELQTHDPKMFELLVKIWGPVP, encoded by the coding sequence ATGTTATATCACCACCCGAACTCAAAATGGTCACACGTACGGCTTGTGTTATTGACTCTGTTTTGCGTGGCCTTGTCACTTTGCGGCCGGCTGCAGGCAGAAGAGACACCACAGTTTTATGATCCGGTCGAACAGAAAATCGAGGGTTGGACGGTGGACGTCGATCCGCAGCTGCTCGCACCCGAGCATGCCGAAACCGGCAAAAGTGCATTGGCGGCTCTGGCGAACCATCTGCAACGGGTGAAGTTCATTGTGCCCAAGGAACGGGTAGAACAGCTGCAACAGGTGCGGATCTGGATTGATTTGAAACACGCGAAACTGGACCGCATGCAGTATCATCCCAGCAAAGGCTGGCTGGTGGCCAATGGTCACGATCCCCGTCTGGCGAAACACGTACATATCCCGGTCGCTGGACAACTCATGGCCCGAAACATGTGGGCCCAGCATCCCTATGTTGTGCTGCACGAACTGGCACACGCTTTTCACGATCAGGTGTTGAGCTTCGATCAGGCCGACATTGTCGCGACGTTTAATGCCGCGAAAGAAAAAGGCATCTACGAGAGCGTGTTGGTGCATACCGGCAAAAAAGTACGACACTACGGCTTGAACAACCACAAAGAATACTTCGCCGAATCGACCGAAGCCTATTTCGGCGTGAACGATTTCTATCCCTTCGTCCGCGCCGAACTGCAAACACACGACCCGAAGATGTTCGAATTACTGGTGAAAATCTGGGGCCCGGTACCGTAG
- a CDS encoding Nramp family divalent metal transporter: MSDQPSSNPLKRILSSLGPAIITASVVLGPGSILSASKIGHTYAYQMIWVLVIAVIMMIAMTALSARLGIQLKGTICDELAERANRPIAAATGIILFLIAACFQFSNNLGVLAAVEPFIDADSNISLFIIVGMNAFIIMALYGFKHLYGLIEKLMKLLVGIMMVAFAINLFQVKPDWVAAISGFVPSIPNLDSSMKEAMTPIVALYATTFSVAGAFYQSYLVRQKGWKKENLKQGLVDSTVGISMLGLITMMVLITAAKVLYQNPDVTTLGSVSDVAKSLEPAFGKSAMIIFSLGIFAGAFSSFLVNAMIGGSILADGFGLGGYIDQKWPKLFTVLALLVGMGVAIYTKSMGVKPVGLIIFAQSLTVLGIPMLAIAMLWLATRPDMKGENAIPAWMKILGFIGLISSVLLALRTAYNLIMPLING, translated from the coding sequence ATGAGCGACCAGCCGTCTTCCAATCCGTTAAAGCGTATCCTGAGCAGCCTCGGTCCCGCGATTATTACCGCGTCGGTTGTATTGGGGCCAGGAAGTATTCTCTCGGCGTCGAAAATCGGTCATACCTACGCCTATCAGATGATTTGGGTGCTGGTGATTGCGGTCATCATGATGATTGCCATGACCGCATTGTCAGCCCGGCTGGGGATTCAACTGAAGGGAACAATTTGTGATGAGCTGGCCGAGCGGGCCAACCGTCCGATTGCCGCAGCCACAGGCATCATTCTGTTTCTGATAGCTGCCTGTTTTCAATTCAGTAACAACCTGGGCGTACTGGCGGCAGTTGAACCATTCATTGACGCGGACAGTAATATCTCCCTTTTTATCATCGTGGGGATGAATGCCTTCATCATTATGGCCTTGTATGGATTCAAACATCTTTATGGCCTGATTGAAAAACTGATGAAGCTGCTGGTCGGCATCATGATGGTCGCATTTGCCATCAACCTGTTTCAGGTCAAGCCGGACTGGGTTGCCGCGATCTCGGGTTTCGTTCCTTCCATTCCAAACCTGGATTCCAGTATGAAAGAAGCGATGACACCGATCGTCGCCTTGTATGCAACCACCTTCTCGGTAGCAGGTGCCTTTTATCAATCGTATCTGGTCCGACAAAAAGGCTGGAAAAAAGAAAACCTGAAGCAGGGATTGGTCGATTCCACAGTCGGTATCAGCATGCTGGGGTTGATCACGATGATGGTGTTGATTACGGCTGCCAAAGTTCTGTATCAGAACCCGGATGTGACGACTCTGGGTTCGGTCTCTGACGTCGCGAAGAGTCTGGAGCCGGCGTTCGGGAAATCGGCGATGATCATTTTCTCGCTGGGGATCTTTGCGGGTGCCTTCAGTTCGTTTCTAGTGAACGCCATGATTGGCGGCTCGATTCTGGCCGACGGTTTCGGACTGGGCGGCTACATCGATCAAAAGTGGCCGAAACTGTTCACCGTACTCGCACTACTGGTGGGAATGGGCGTCGCGATTTATACGAAGTCCATGGGAGTGAAACCGGTGGGGTTGATCATCTTCGCTCAATCGCTCACGGTGTTAGGCATTCCGATGCTGGCCATCGCCATGCTCTGGCTTGCCACCCGCCCCGATATGAAAGGTGAAAACGCGATTCCCGCCTGGATGAAAATTCTCGGGTTCATCGGCCTGATTTCTTCCGTATTGCTGGCACTCAGAACCGCGTACAACCTGATCATGCCGTTGATCAACGGGTAG
- a CDS encoding leucine-rich repeat domain-containing protein: MTLPEPNQNRASRFRWVWRSVGVAILICLTVFVISGVQNGRAIQQLESSKFFMLTTEPGWLMSKMPYSWQTWIQYRAGDEIRAAFLNVIKVNCIQYGDDDELTEADLASIGQLKSLKILDLSNSLITNAGLSHIQGLHNLEELVLEQTSISDAGLFHLRDLKKLKTLYLLETEIGNTGLSHLKNLTELTTLNLSETAISDAGLAHLKGLVNLKVLSLDITQVSDRGLVYLKGLPKLESLDLFGTQVSDAGLVHLTGHQNLLLLTLADTQISDQGLVHLGKLKNLYDLDIRYTKISDAGLSHLQELKNLTNLMWDSTKITDAGYARLQKSLPKLSDTWQPHPSYPIF; this comes from the coding sequence ATGACACTACCCGAACCAAATCAGAATCGTGCGAGCCGATTCCGCTGGGTATGGCGATCAGTTGGAGTGGCGATCCTGATCTGCCTGACGGTGTTTGTCATCTCTGGGGTACAAAACGGACGAGCGATTCAACAACTGGAATCAAGTAAGTTTTTTATGTTGACGACTGAACCGGGTTGGTTGATGAGCAAGATGCCATATTCCTGGCAGACCTGGATTCAATACCGCGCAGGAGATGAAATTCGTGCTGCTTTCCTCAATGTCATCAAGGTAAATTGCATTCAATATGGGGATGACGATGAGCTTACCGAAGCAGATCTCGCCAGCATTGGTCAATTGAAAAGTCTGAAAATCCTGGATCTCAGTAATTCCCTGATCACGAATGCAGGTTTGTCACATATCCAAGGACTCCATAACTTGGAAGAACTTGTACTCGAACAAACATCCATCAGCGATGCCGGTCTGTTTCACCTGAGAGATCTGAAGAAGCTAAAGACACTTTACCTTTTGGAAACTGAGATTGGTAATACCGGCCTGAGTCATCTGAAAAACCTGACAGAACTGACAACACTTAACTTAAGTGAAACAGCGATCAGTGATGCTGGTCTGGCTCACTTGAAAGGACTTGTGAATCTGAAGGTCCTTTCTCTGGATATAACTCAAGTAAGTGATCGTGGACTGGTTTATCTAAAAGGACTCCCGAAACTGGAGAGCCTCGACCTCTTTGGGACCCAAGTGAGTGATGCAGGGTTGGTACATTTGACCGGACACCAGAATCTGCTGCTTCTCACTCTTGCAGATACTCAAATCAGTGATCAGGGGCTGGTTCATTTGGGAAAACTGAAGAATCTGTATGATTTGGACATTCGATATACAAAGATCAGCGACGCTGGTCTGAGCCATCTACAGGAACTCAAGAACCTGACAAATTTAATGTGGGATAGTACAAAAATAACTGATGCCGGTTATGCCCGACTTCAGAAGTCTTTACCCAAACTGTCTGACACATGGCAACCCCATCCCTCATATCCTATATTTTAA
- a CDS encoding PA0069 family radical SAM protein, whose protein sequence is MRHGSHLNPPNRFESTFSEPDLEQLEWDDEYLSQPRRIEYIDDRAKSIVTENDSPDLNFRYSVNPYRGCAHGCSYCYARPFHEYLGYNAGLDFETKIMVKHDAPKLLRDFLSRSDWEPELIAFSGITDCYQPAEREFQLTRQCLAVASEANQPVGVVTKNALVVRDLDLLASMAQRDLIHVSVSVTTLDAQLARDMEPRTSIPAARLRAIRELAAAGVPTKVMVSPIIAGLNDHEIPEILQAAKEAGAQSASYILLRLPLTVEPVFLEWLERTQPTRNERVLSRIRQTREGKLNSSEFGTRIRGTGEIAEQIRSLFKVFTRKQGLDQPLSPLDYAQFKPPTTGKGQQWLF, encoded by the coding sequence ATGCGGCATGGTTCTCATTTAAATCCGCCGAACCGGTTTGAGTCGACGTTCTCCGAACCGGATCTAGAGCAGCTGGAATGGGATGACGAATATCTCTCTCAGCCCAGGCGGATTGAATACATCGATGACCGGGCGAAGTCGATCGTGACCGAAAACGATTCACCCGATCTCAATTTTCGTTATAGCGTCAACCCGTATCGCGGCTGCGCGCATGGTTGCAGTTACTGTTATGCCCGACCCTTTCATGAATACCTGGGCTACAACGCGGGGCTCGACTTTGAAACGAAAATCATGGTCAAGCATGACGCCCCTAAACTGTTGCGCGACTTTCTAAGCCGAAGTGACTGGGAGCCGGAGTTGATCGCATTTTCCGGAATCACCGACTGTTATCAACCGGCGGAGCGCGAATTTCAGTTAACGCGGCAATGTCTGGCGGTCGCATCCGAGGCCAATCAGCCTGTGGGAGTCGTCACCAAAAATGCGCTGGTGGTCCGCGATTTGGATCTGCTGGCATCAATGGCGCAGCGAGATCTGATCCACGTGAGTGTCTCGGTTACCACACTTGATGCGCAACTAGCTCGTGACATGGAACCACGGACTAGTATCCCGGCGGCCCGACTGCGGGCGATTCGCGAACTCGCGGCTGCGGGAGTGCCGACGAAGGTGATGGTCTCGCCGATCATTGCCGGTTTGAACGATCATGAAATCCCTGAGATTCTGCAGGCAGCAAAAGAGGCCGGCGCGCAGTCGGCGAGTTACATTCTGCTGCGTCTGCCTTTAACGGTAGAACCGGTCTTCCTGGAATGGCTGGAACGCACGCAACCCACACGTAATGAACGCGTATTGAGTCGGATTCGACAAACGCGTGAGGGGAAGCTCAACAGCTCAGAATTCGGCACTCGCATCCGCGGCACCGGTGAGATCGCCGAACAGATTCGCAGCTTGTTCAAAGTCTTCACCCGCAAACAAGGCCTGGACCAACCGCTGTCGCCGTTAGACTATGCACAGTTCAAACCGCCGACGACCGGCAAAGGACAACAGTGGCTGTTTTGA
- a CDS encoding glycoside hydrolase family protein: MFSESTWSRKSIGDVDVVYHDGLYHLFHLVLPNHDFIAHAISDNALNWRRVDNALFIGDPGSWDDLMLWTMHVSPDPHQPGRWRMFYTGVSRRDQGKKQRLGMAVSDDLFHWQKADTNWVDERGQSDPQIVKDVRARLKSSISNNIKAKQNPESCFPLKPDSQYYESSVDSERDWVSFRDPFYFREEDQGWLLMAARVNEGPLIRRGCVGLMEEVSPNQFRALPPLHAPMMYDDIEVPNLFRIDGDYYLIGSLREDAKIRYWHTKDLEQPWQNYYDNVLLAKGNYAGRICQDEEGILLWNFYVNDPLDRTTNNLLPPPKRLAKRRNGQLRLKTFEGIEKRVTGPLNSRCLHTLKGSRDEAYFCLINSSLELISQAGFQGFVFDEEVSCFRMQCRFSMNGAGKCGILCRVDPDTHDGYYVSLDLIKGIAQYRSWKTGPEKSGEHMMQFQSLQDGFWSSADPRDIEVKLIAFGSYHELSINGNVILSLANENFSSGLLGFYVESAALHIDQLEVQHLKSPTQTDEHLTTGWATEGQETQH, from the coding sequence ATGTTTTCCGAATCTACCTGGAGCCGAAAGAGCATCGGCGATGTTGATGTTGTTTACCATGATGGTTTGTATCATCTGTTTCATCTGGTACTTCCCAACCATGACTTCATAGCGCATGCGATCAGTGACAATGCATTGAACTGGCGGCGCGTGGATAACGCCCTGTTTATCGGCGATCCGGGAAGCTGGGATGACCTCATGCTCTGGACCATGCATGTCTCTCCCGATCCGCATCAACCGGGGCGCTGGCGAATGTTTTATACCGGCGTGTCACGCCGTGACCAGGGGAAGAAACAGCGGCTCGGCATGGCGGTCAGCGACGACCTGTTCCACTGGCAGAAAGCAGACACCAACTGGGTTGATGAGCGCGGACAATCCGACCCGCAAATCGTCAAAGATGTCCGTGCTCGACTGAAATCTTCGATCTCAAATAATATCAAAGCGAAGCAGAACCCGGAGAGCTGTTTTCCCCTCAAGCCGGATTCGCAGTATTACGAATCGTCTGTTGATTCGGAGCGAGACTGGGTCAGTTTTCGTGACCCCTTTTATTTCCGCGAAGAAGATCAGGGTTGGCTGCTGATGGCGGCACGTGTGAACGAAGGACCGTTGATCAGGCGGGGATGCGTGGGTTTAATGGAAGAGGTCTCGCCCAATCAGTTTCGTGCCTTGCCGCCGTTGCATGCGCCGATGATGTATGATGATATTGAAGTCCCCAACCTGTTCCGGATCGACGGTGATTACTATCTGATCGGCAGCCTCCGTGAAGATGCCAAGATTCGCTACTGGCACACAAAGGATCTGGAACAACCCTGGCAAAACTATTACGACAATGTTCTGCTGGCCAAGGGAAATTATGCCGGCCGGATCTGTCAGGACGAGGAAGGCATTCTGCTCTGGAATTTTTATGTCAATGATCCGCTCGATCGGACTACGAATAATCTACTGCCCCCTCCCAAGCGGCTGGCTAAACGTAGGAATGGTCAGCTGCGTTTGAAAACGTTTGAGGGAATCGAGAAACGAGTCACCGGCCCGCTGAATTCGCGCTGTCTGCATACCCTCAAAGGGTCTCGCGATGAAGCCTACTTCTGTCTGATTAATAGTTCACTGGAACTGATCAGCCAGGCCGGCTTCCAGGGTTTTGTGTTTGATGAGGAAGTCAGCTGTTTTCGGATGCAATGTCGCTTTTCGATGAACGGGGCCGGCAAATGCGGAATTCTCTGCCGCGTCGATCCCGATACACACGATGGGTATTATGTGTCGCTCGATTTGATCAAAGGAATTGCCCAGTATCGTTCCTGGAAAACGGGACCGGAAAAATCGGGCGAACACATGATGCAGTTCCAGTCTCTGCAGGATGGGTTCTGGAGTTCAGCCGATCCCAGAGATATCGAAGTTAAACTGATCGCCTTCGGCAGCTATCACGAGTTGAGCATAAACGGCAATGTCATCTTATCGCTGGCAAACGAAAACTTCAGCAGCGGCCTGTTGGGTTTTTATGTCGAATCTGCGGCGCTGCACATCGATCAGCTGGAAGTGCAGCATCTGAAATCTCCAACTCAGACAGACGAACATTTAACCACAGGCTGGGCTACGGAGGGGCAGGAAACGCAGCATTAA
- a CDS encoding nitroreductase family protein yields the protein MDTLKAIEERRSVKSYDPEHQMTQEEIDKLLSYTMLSPTAFNIQHWRFLVVQDPELRQKIREASWNQAQVTDASLLVVICADLKAWKKAPDRYWRNAPEPVQQALVPMILNYYKDNTEAERDEALRSCGMAAQTLMLVAKEMGYDTCPMDGFDFDKVGELINLPEDYLISMFIVVGKAIRPANERAGQLPLEEVVIYDRFE from the coding sequence ATGGACACCTTAAAGGCAATTGAAGAAAGACGTTCGGTTAAATCGTACGATCCTGAACACCAGATGACTCAGGAAGAAATTGATAAGCTGCTTTCTTATACGATGCTCTCGCCAACCGCGTTTAATATTCAGCATTGGCGGTTTCTGGTAGTGCAGGATCCGGAGTTACGGCAAAAAATCCGTGAAGCGTCCTGGAATCAGGCACAGGTGACCGACGCTTCGCTGCTGGTGGTAATTTGTGCGGATCTGAAGGCCTGGAAAAAAGCTCCGGACCGCTACTGGCGAAATGCCCCCGAGCCAGTTCAGCAGGCACTGGTCCCGATGATTCTCAACTATTATAAGGACAATACAGAAGCCGAGCGGGATGAAGCACTGCGCTCCTGCGGAATGGCGGCACAAACCCTGATGCTGGTCGCGAAAGAGATGGGGTATGATACATGCCCCATGGATGGCTTCGATTTCGACAAGGTGGGTGAACTGATCAACTTGCCCGAAGACTATCTGATTTCGATGTTTATCGTCGTCGGCAAAGCCATTCGACCGGCCAATGAACGAGCAGGGCAGTTACCACTGGAAGAAGTCGTGATTTACGACCGATTTGAATAA